Part of the Magnetospirillum sp. WYHS-4 genome is shown below.
GCTGTTCGGTAGCCGCGCCGGCGGAAAGGCAAGAACCGACAGCGACTACGACCTGCTGATGATTCTGCCCGACGGAACCCCCGAAGACGATCTTGACCCGGTTCGAGCATGGGAAGTGGTTCGTGGTCTCGGGGTGCCGATCGATGTGGTGCCCTGTACTCGTTCCGAGTTCGAGGAGGAAAAGGACGAAATCGACAGCCTGCCTCGGGCGGCGGTCACCTGGGGAAGGCTGATTTATGAGCGTCACCCGCAGAATTGATGCCCTGCTCGAGATCGCCGAAGAAGATGCCCGGGCGGCAGGGGTGTTGTCGGTCGCCCTTAATCGAAACGCCGCCTATCATTGCCAGCAGGCCATCGAGAAGGTGATGCGGGCGGTTCTGCTTCACCGCGGTATCGAGGCTGGACTGGAACATCGGCTCGACGTGCTTCTGGGGAAGATTCCCGATGACAATCCATGGAAGACCATGCTGAAGCCTTTCGATGTCTATA
Proteins encoded:
- a CDS encoding HEPN domain-containing protein, with protein sequence MSVTRRIDALLEIAEEDARAAGVLSVALNRNAAYHCQQAIEKVMRAVLLHRGIEAGLEHRLDVLLGKIPDDNPWKTMLKPFDVYTPYATAFRYPTPGGRIPNPPSSEKTNADAKMIQEIIGVARLELLAEGR
- a CDS encoding nucleotidyltransferase domain-containing protein, with protein sequence MSKAAKEAEVLAPVIARIVERLDPEAIWLFGSRAGGKARTDSDYDLLMILPDGTPEDDLDPVRAWEVVRGLGVPIDVVPCTRSEFEEEKDEIDSLPRAAVTWGRLIYERHPQN